The proteins below come from a single Alphaproteobacteria bacterium genomic window:
- a CDS encoding MFS transporter codes for MLRSVAIVVIAGCLISAISFGVRAGFGLFLEPMSADLGWGREVFALSIAVQNLLWGLGQPFAGAIADRYGSGRVLAGGAVLYAAGVMLMSVSASPAHMHLTAGVMVGLGISGASFAVVLAAITRLVPPDKIGWAMGIGTAAGSLGQFLFVPLGQAFLAAYGWSTALLLLGVVAAFMIPLAGALTGKPGQIGREQTLGQALREAGGHRGYWLLLSGFFVCGFHVAFIQVHLPAYITGSGLAASTAGYGLAVIGLFNIAGAYAAGTFAGRFRDKKILSGIYLARALTIAAYILLPISAGSTFVFCAVMGLLWLSTVPLTSSIVVHVFGRRYVGTLFGIVFFSHQIGAFIGVWLGGRVFDATGSYMPVWWAAVALGAFAALVNLPIDDRKLGAEEPASV; via the coding sequence ATGTTGAGAAGCGTTGCCATCGTCGTCATCGCGGGGTGTTTGATCTCCGCCATTTCGTTCGGCGTTCGCGCGGGGTTCGGCCTCTTCTTGGAGCCGATGTCGGCGGACCTCGGTTGGGGCCGCGAGGTTTTCGCCCTGTCGATCGCCGTTCAGAATCTTCTGTGGGGATTGGGCCAACCCTTCGCGGGCGCCATAGCCGATCGCTATGGCTCGGGTCGCGTTCTCGCAGGCGGCGCGGTTCTCTATGCCGCCGGCGTCATGCTGATGTCGGTCTCGGCCTCGCCGGCCCACATGCATCTCACAGCGGGGGTCATGGTCGGATTGGGGATTTCGGGCGCGTCGTTCGCGGTGGTCCTCGCGGCGATCACCCGTTTGGTCCCGCCGGACAAAATCGGTTGGGCGATGGGCATCGGCACCGCCGCGGGGTCGCTCGGGCAGTTTCTTTTTGTCCCGCTAGGCCAGGCTTTTCTCGCCGCCTATGGCTGGTCGACCGCGCTGCTGCTGCTCGGTGTCGTTGCGGCCTTTATGATCCCCTTGGCGGGTGCCCTCACCGGCAAGCCGGGCCAAATTGGCCGCGAGCAAACGCTCGGCCAAGCCCTGCGCGAAGCCGGCGGGCATCGCGGCTACTGGTTACTGCTGTCGGGGTTCTTCGTTTGCGGCTTTCACGTCGCGTTCATTCAGGTCCACTTGCCGGCCTACATCACCGGCAGCGGTCTCGCCGCCTCCACGGCAGGCTATGGGCTTGCCGTGATCGGCTTGTTCAACATCGCCGGCGCCTATGCCGCCGGCACCTTCGCCGGACGCTTTCGCGACAAGAAGATCCTCAGCGGTATTTACCTCGCCCGCGCACTCACCATCGCCGCGTACATCCTCCTGCCGATATCGGCAGGGAGCACCTTCGTCTTCTGCGCAGTCATGGGACTTCTGTGGCTATCGACGGTCCCGCTGACCTCGTCGATCGTCGTCCACGTCTTTGGCCGCCGCTATGTAGGCACGCTGTTCGGAATCGTTTTCTTCAGCCACCAGATCGGGGCCTTCATCGGGGTTTGGCTTGGCGGACGCGTGTTCGACGCGACCGGCAGCTACATGCCGGTATGGTGGGCGGCGGTCGCGCTCGGGGCATTCGCCGCCCTGGTCAACCTCCCGATCGACGATCGCAAGCTCGGCGCCGAGGAGCCCGCCTCAGTTTAG
- a CDS encoding mechanosensitive ion channel — MEEQVQAVASFVDTIIDFAVSYGFQIAGALLILVLGLRLARWGGGRVTRLAEGRGIDPTLSRFIGNIVRFIVVVFVLIIAMGNLGVELAPIVAFVGAGALGATFALQGVLSNYAAGLALILTRPFVVGNTIRVQGVSGVVREISLTATLLDGEDGERITIPNKDVIGQVLVNSQAVRVVETRIAVSDGADLDRAIEALVTAIAAVDGVAADPAPRVGLHDFTYGGFVIGLRFWVPSMRYFEVRYAANQAAQRALRTAGVALLPASGLALAGDALTAEADLN, encoded by the coding sequence GTGGAAGAACAGGTCCAGGCGGTCGCCAGCTTCGTCGACACCATCATCGATTTTGCCGTTTCGTACGGTTTCCAGATCGCGGGAGCGCTCCTCATCCTCGTTCTCGGCCTCCGTCTCGCCCGGTGGGGCGGCGGACGCGTGACCCGATTGGCCGAGGGCCGTGGAATCGATCCGACGCTGTCGCGGTTCATCGGCAATATCGTCCGATTTATCGTCGTCGTTTTCGTTCTCATCATTGCGATGGGGAACCTTGGCGTCGAGCTCGCGCCGATCGTTGCCTTTGTCGGTGCAGGTGCATTGGGGGCGACCTTTGCCCTGCAAGGGGTCCTCTCCAACTATGCCGCCGGTTTGGCGCTGATCCTGACGCGGCCCTTCGTGGTTGGGAACACGATCCGTGTCCAAGGCGTGAGCGGAGTGGTGCGCGAAATTTCGCTGACCGCAACGCTACTAGACGGCGAAGACGGCGAGCGGATCACGATTCCCAACAAGGATGTAATCGGCCAGGTTCTTGTCAATTCGCAAGCGGTTCGCGTTGTCGAAACGCGCATTGCCGTCTCGGACGGTGCCGATCTCGACCGTGCGATCGAGGCGTTGGTTACGGCAATCGCCGCCGTCGATGGTGTCGCTGCCGATCCGGCGCCTCGGGTCGGTCTGCACGATTTCACCTACGGTGGATTCGTGATTGGCTTGCGGTTCTGGGTTCCCAGCATGCGCTACTTCGAGGTGCGTTACGCCGCGAACCAGGCGGCCCAGCGCGCGCTCCGCACCGCCGGCGTGGCGCTCCTGCCGGCGAGCGGGTTGGCGTTGGCCGGCGATGCCTTGACGGCGGAGGCAGACCTAAACTGA
- a CDS encoding DNA-formamidopyrimidine glycosylase family protein, translating into MPECPDIAVYVECIAQKAARQKLARARIANPFLLRSVDPPLSSIEGQRLEMVTHVGKRLVLVFANGSCLIVHLMIAGRLHWKEPNAPLKGKHNLAALDFETGSLVMTEAGSKRRASFNLVAERADVAAFDPGGLDVMTCTADAFRARLTAENHTVKRALTDPRICSGIGNAYSDEILHRAQLSPLYWTSRLDDAAVQRLHRAVQSVLNEWTERLRAEAANNNGWPRKVTAFHEEMAVHGRHGAPCPVCAAPVQRIAYADNETNYCPTCQTGGKLLADRSLSRLLKDDWPRTLEEFEELKRAARG; encoded by the coding sequence ATGCCGGAATGCCCGGATATCGCCGTCTACGTCGAGTGCATCGCGCAAAAGGCAGCGCGTCAAAAACTGGCACGCGCCAGGATTGCGAACCCGTTTCTCCTACGCAGCGTCGACCCGCCGCTGAGTTCGATCGAGGGACAACGGCTAGAGATGGTAACGCACGTCGGAAAAAGACTCGTCCTCGTCTTCGCGAACGGCTCCTGCCTGATCGTTCATTTAATGATCGCCGGTCGGCTCCATTGGAAGGAACCGAACGCCCCGTTGAAGGGGAAACACAACCTTGCCGCACTCGATTTCGAAACCGGCAGCTTGGTGATGACCGAAGCAGGCTCGAAACGGCGCGCGTCGTTCAATCTGGTCGCGGAACGGGCCGACGTCGCCGCCTTCGATCCGGGTGGCCTCGACGTAATGACCTGCACCGCCGACGCCTTTAGGGCTCGGCTTACGGCGGAAAACCATACCGTCAAACGCGCGCTAACCGACCCGCGGATCTGCAGCGGCATCGGCAACGCCTACTCGGATGAAATCCTGCACCGCGCCCAACTATCACCGTTGTACTGGACATCGCGCCTCGACGATGCGGCGGTCCAGCGCCTGCACCGGGCGGTCCAGTCGGTCCTGAACGAATGGACGGAACGGTTGAGGGCCGAAGCGGCGAACAACAACGGTTGGCCGCGAAAGGTGACGGCATTCCACGAGGAAATGGCGGTCCACGGACGCCACGGTGCGCCCTGCCCGGTATGCGCCGCGCCGGTTCAACGCATTGCCTATGCCGACAACGAAACCAACTACTGCCCGACCTGCCAAACCGGCGGAAAGCTCCTCGCCGACCGTTCACTGTCCAGGCTTCTCAAGGACGATTGGCCCCGAACCCTCGAGGAATTCGAGGAACTCAAGCGCGCAGCCCGGGGTTAA
- a CDS encoding flagellin has protein sequence MVDGLSVNTNSSANIALQQLTILNTKIQSTQLRITTGLKVSGPKDDAATFQIATRLRGDVAGLGAVKTALANGDSIVSVAISAGNAIADLLTEIKAKAVQANQSGLDTASRSALDNDFQQLRTQIETIVSTADFNNVNLIDQSASNLDVLSSVDGSVINVSAQKLDTTTLGINTASLSTSSAASSALTAIETAIDLAADKLAALGSSATGLEIQSQFTTSLINLVEEGIGNLVDADLAEESAKLQALQVQQQLSVQALAIANSAPSLVLGLFPIPGGSS, from the coding sequence ATGGTTGACGGTCTGTCGGTCAATACCAATTCCAGCGCCAACATCGCGCTGCAACAGTTGACGATCCTGAACACGAAGATTCAGTCGACTCAACTGCGCATCACCACGGGCTTGAAAGTCAGCGGCCCCAAGGACGACGCGGCGACGTTTCAGATCGCCACGCGCTTGCGCGGCGACGTGGCTGGCCTCGGTGCGGTGAAAACCGCCCTCGCCAACGGGGATTCGATCGTCTCGGTGGCGATCTCTGCGGGCAACGCCATCGCCGACCTTCTTACCGAAATTAAAGCGAAGGCCGTGCAAGCGAATCAGTCCGGCCTCGACACCGCCTCGCGCAGCGCGCTCGACAACGATTTCCAGCAACTGCGCACCCAGATCGAGACCATTGTGTCGACGGCGGACTTCAACAACGTCAACCTGATCGACCAGAGCGCCAGTAATTTGGATGTGTTGAGCAGTGTCGACGGCAGTGTGATCAACGTTAGCGCCCAGAAACTCGACACCACGACTCTCGGGATCAACACCGCCAGTCTATCGACCAGTTCGGCGGCATCGAGCGCACTGACGGCCATTGAAACCGCGATCGACCTCGCGGCAGACAAACTAGCAGCGTTGGGAAGCTCCGCCACAGGCCTGGAAATTCAAAGCCAATTCACGACGTCTTTGATCAACCTCGTCGAAGAAGGGATCGGCAATCTCGTCGATGCCGATCTCGCCGAGGAGAGCGCCAAGCTGCAGGCACTTCAGGTGCAACAGCAGCTCAGCGTCCAGGCCCTGGCCATCGCCAACTCGGCACCGTCCCTCGTTCTGGGCCTATTTCCCATCCCCGGCGGTAGCAGCTAG
- a CDS encoding D-Ala-D-Ala carboxypeptidase family metallohydrolase: MTINEREMDNLPTHVVACAARYRALTDGIERNGKLIFWLLGAFLTGQAATIALLAKLGVRDMRFFDPSELQCPKTLDVVLAPGFGPALEKVRRDFGRPMRVNSCCRSPAHNRAIGGHPRSLHLLHNPHWTYPSGHAQAGLPVATCAIDIAVPDGPFRGALIAAAWRHGFSVGVARTFVHLDARTLVLGLPQTSFLYN; the protein is encoded by the coding sequence ATGACGATCAACGAACGCGAAATGGATAATCTGCCGACGCACGTCGTTGCTTGCGCAGCGCGATATCGTGCCCTCACCGACGGGATTGAGCGGAATGGCAAGCTGATTTTCTGGCTGCTCGGCGCGTTCCTGACGGGCCAGGCAGCAACAATCGCCCTGCTCGCAAAGCTTGGCGTTCGGGACATGAGGTTTTTCGATCCATCGGAGCTTCAGTGTCCCAAAACTCTGGACGTCGTTCTCGCGCCGGGATTCGGTCCTGCCCTAGAGAAGGTCCGCCGCGATTTCGGCCGTCCCATGCGGGTCAACTCCTGTTGCCGCTCACCCGCGCACAACCGGGCGATTGGCGGGCATCCGCGCTCGCTCCATCTCCTGCACAACCCGCATTGGACCTATCCATCCGGACATGCCCAGGCCGGCCTACCGGTTGCGACCTGTGCAATCGATATCGCCGTTCCGGACGGTCCGTTCCGCGGTGCGCTAATCGCCGCGGCATGGCGCCACGGTTTTTCGGTCGGCGTGGCGCGAACCTTCGTGCATCTCGATGCACGGACCCTGGTCTTGGGTCTTCCCCAGACCAGTTTTCTGTACAACTAA
- a CDS encoding P-loop NTPase fold protein: MNDQTDGPWLTPPQLAAYGDAPIEAIGKDAFDLARKIGPLYDMIRHPATQMPLTIAIYGDWGSGKTSAMKVLQERLAHWTTQGKDAKTQGKDAKKVSLLPVWFDPWKYHDRDDVRRGLIAEVIRACLSKQEPDDVKGKILEAASFVGRPIMRLVRGLKIKAAYKDVELELPTLDEVFAKTPPPDTEYLNDFEESLKTWVKETLGQNERLVVFIDDLDRCLPDVALQVLEALKLYLGLPQLIFVVGLDRGVVSDVVRKYYEDQGVTEEKASKYLDKMFQVEASLAPSDRQVNDYLATRLKSPIWDGLPEQDRGIFLPVFEHLGRGSPREIGRLVDSAMIEARGATFMLQEEQDPPWTAGDAIHLYLVQRLIRPSESDAVRDDGISFFSAWSEARRAHPDAPNTYAINEEDIAAIRAFLEKTAQSDPGRTGLLKGGPENDDRLPERISAMPETYRRVVMNPRHLRLLRYLGNTHLGGLMARAFPTTLARAVAPLKGGAPTIILEAIARAMNLESTDDVTSDHWRTVTDLDLSDNDLSEITLLQECVALQTLELNNTQVADLAPLKGLTALQSLWLDNTQVADLAPLKGLTALETLWLNYTQVADLAPLKGLTALETLWLNNTPVADLAPLKGLTALQTLELDNTPVADLAPLKGLTALQSLQLYNTPVADLAPLNGLTALQMLWLNDTQVADLAPLKGLTALQMLYLNNTQVADLAPLNGLTALQTLTLNNTQVADLTPLKGLIRLKRLSLNSTPVNRQQIEALQAVLPDLTIEIDNASKPASRKP; encoded by the coding sequence ATGAACGACCAAACGGACGGCCCGTGGCTCACGCCGCCCCAGCTTGCCGCCTACGGCGATGCGCCAATCGAGGCCATCGGCAAGGACGCCTTCGACCTCGCCCGCAAGATCGGGCCGCTCTACGACATGATCCGCCACCCCGCCACACAAATGCCGCTGACGATCGCGATCTACGGCGACTGGGGCAGCGGAAAAACGTCGGCGATGAAGGTGCTGCAAGAGCGACTCGCGCACTGGACAACGCAAGGCAAAGACGCCAAAACGCAAGGCAAAGACGCCAAAAAAGTTTCTCTACTCCCGGTCTGGTTCGATCCGTGGAAGTACCATGACCGCGATGACGTCCGCCGCGGCCTGATCGCCGAGGTCATTCGGGCCTGCCTTTCGAAACAAGAGCCGGACGACGTCAAAGGGAAAATCCTCGAAGCGGCATCGTTTGTCGGGCGGCCCATCATGCGCTTGGTCCGTGGACTCAAGATTAAAGCGGCCTACAAAGACGTGGAGCTTGAGCTTCCAACGTTAGATGAAGTTTTCGCCAAAACGCCGCCCCCCGATACCGAGTACCTCAACGACTTCGAAGAAAGCCTCAAGACCTGGGTGAAAGAGACGCTGGGGCAAAACGAGCGCCTCGTCGTCTTCATCGACGACCTCGACCGCTGCCTCCCCGACGTCGCCTTGCAGGTCCTCGAAGCCTTGAAGCTTTACCTCGGCTTGCCGCAATTGATTTTCGTCGTCGGCTTAGACCGCGGCGTCGTCTCGGACGTCGTGCGCAAATACTACGAAGACCAAGGCGTTACCGAGGAAAAAGCGTCGAAATACCTCGACAAGATGTTCCAGGTCGAAGCGAGCCTTGCCCCCTCCGACCGGCAGGTAAACGACTACCTCGCGACCCGGCTGAAATCGCCGATCTGGGACGGTTTGCCGGAACAGGATCGCGGCATCTTCCTGCCGGTCTTCGAACACCTGGGGCGTGGCTCGCCGCGCGAAATCGGCCGCCTGGTCGACAGCGCAATGATCGAAGCGCGGGGCGCCACCTTCATGCTCCAGGAGGAACAAGACCCACCGTGGACGGCCGGCGATGCCATTCATCTTTACTTGGTTCAACGCCTGATCCGCCCGAGCGAAAGCGATGCCGTGCGCGACGACGGGATTTCCTTTTTCTCGGCGTGGTCCGAAGCCCGCCGCGCCCATCCTGACGCCCCGAACACCTACGCCATAAACGAAGAAGACATCGCCGCCATCCGGGCTTTCTTGGAGAAGACGGCGCAGTCCGATCCAGGTCGGACTGGCCTATTGAAAGGTGGGCCGGAAAACGACGACCGCCTCCCCGAACGCATCAGCGCCATGCCCGAAACCTATCGCCGGGTGGTGATGAACCCGAGACACCTCCGTTTGCTGCGCTATTTGGGGAATACTCACCTCGGGGGCCTGATGGCCCGGGCGTTCCCCACAACCCTTGCCCGTGCCGTCGCACCCTTAAAGGGCGGCGCCCCGACCATCATCCTCGAAGCAATCGCCCGCGCGATGAACCTCGAATCAACCGATGACGTGACCTCCGATCACTGGCGGACCGTGACCGACCTCGACCTCTCCGATAACGACCTATCGGAAATTACATTGCTGCAAGAGTGTGTCGCCCTGCAAACGCTGGAGCTCAACAACACCCAGGTCGCAGACCTCGCCCCGCTCAAGGGCCTCACCGCACTGCAATCGCTCTGGCTCGACAACACCCAGGTCGCGGACCTCGCCCCGCTCAAGGGCCTCACCGCGCTGGAAACGCTGTGGCTCAACTACACCCAGGTCGCGGACCTCGCCCCGCTCAAGGGCCTCACCGCACTGGAAACACTGTGGCTCAACAACACCCCGGTCGCGGACCTCGCCCCGCTCAAGGGCCTCACCGCGCTGCAAACGCTGGAGCTCGACAACACCCCGGTCGCGGATCTCGCCCCGCTCAAGGGCCTCACCGCACTGCAATCGCTGCAGCTCTACAACACCCCGGTCGCGGACCTCGCCCCGCTCAATGGCCTCACCGCGCTGCAAATGCTGTGGCTCAATGATACCCAGGTCGCGGACCTCGCCCCGCTCAAGGGCCTCACCGCGCTGCAAATGCTGTACCTCAACAACACCCAGGTCGCGGACCTCGCCCCGCTCAACGGCCTCACCGCGCTGCAAACGCTGACCCTCAACAACACCCAGGTCGCGGACCTCACCCCGCTCAAGGGCCTTATCCGGTTGAAAAGGCTTTCCCTCAACAGCACCCCGGTAAATCGACAACAGATCGAAGCCCTACAGGCCGTCTTGCCGGACCTGACAATAGAAATCGACAACGCGTCCAAGCCGGCATCTCGAAAGCCCTAA